The following are encoded together in the Capsulimonas corticalis genome:
- a CDS encoding MlaE family ABC transporter permease codes for MADQAATAPADVDSTRAKSANIFTVVLGYIGELSILLGQTLTALLQGRINPRDLIQQMAFLGVHSVAIALLTSFASGAVIALYFSQFLNRYGVGSLVGAVVSLAISRELAPVLTGVVVAARAGSAIAAEIGTMKVTEQIDALRALAVSPIEYLVVPRVIASLIMLPAVCALADAAGIVGGYMVAVYMEGIPAATFPSSILQFLEPSDFYLGMVKTVVFGLIIALVGCHQGLRTRGGATEVGQATTNSVVLSIVLIYLSNFFLAAAMFTKSSGI; via the coding sequence ATGGCCGATCAAGCAGCGACGGCTCCGGCGGATGTGGATTCGACGAGGGCGAAGAGCGCGAACATTTTTACTGTCGTGCTGGGGTATATTGGGGAGCTCTCGATACTGCTGGGGCAGACTCTGACGGCGCTATTGCAGGGACGGATCAATCCGCGTGATCTGATCCAGCAAATGGCGTTTTTAGGTGTTCACTCGGTAGCCATCGCATTGCTCACCAGCTTTGCTTCGGGCGCCGTCATCGCTCTTTATTTCTCGCAGTTTTTGAACCGCTATGGCGTCGGTTCGCTGGTCGGCGCGGTTGTGTCGCTTGCGATTTCTCGGGAGCTCGCCCCGGTGCTGACCGGAGTTGTCGTGGCGGCGCGCGCCGGTTCCGCGATCGCGGCTGAGATCGGCACGATGAAGGTCACGGAGCAGATCGATGCGCTGCGGGCGCTTGCGGTCAGCCCGATCGAGTATCTGGTGGTGCCGCGCGTGATCGCTTCGCTGATCATGCTGCCCGCCGTATGCGCCCTGGCCGACGCTGCGGGGATTGTCGGGGGATATATGGTCGCGGTCTACATGGAAGGAATTCCGGCCGCGACCTTTCCGTCGTCAATTTTGCAGTTTTTGGAGCCGTCGGACTTCTATCTGGGCATGGTGAAGACCGTAGTGTTCGGCCTGATCATCGCGCTCGTCGGCTGCCATCAGGGTCTGAGGACCCGGGGCGGCGCGACGGAAGTTGGACAGGCGACTACGAACTCCGTCGTTCTGTCGATCGTTTTGATCTATCTTTCGAACTTCTTCCTGGCGGCCGCCATGTTTACGAAGAGCTCCGGCATATGA
- a CDS encoding citrate/2-methylcitrate synthase, whose amino-acid sequence MSAHIYRGLEGVAFAKTALSEVDGAAGRVTIRGYDLRDLAGKVTFDDIVGLLFQGDLPTPSGRDALAASIREAVTLPFAASAALSRAVAADPMDALRAAAAALPSPSETNAATAISLIGGVAGMITDHHRLRLSEITPPEAPEERSTAAFLLHGVLGRTPTIAQTRALDAYLVTMSEHGMNASTFVARCVISTDSDMVSALTAAIASLKGPRHGGVPGPLLHDLLAIGETSRIEPWVRAQVAQKKRILGFGHRVYKVRDPRAEVLAEAAGELAQTDKEKALLQFVQDFDAITSAVLAEIKPTHKLFVNVELYAALILHLLGIPADLFTPLFAAGRTAGWCAHMIEQHGDNRLIHPEVSYVGARGREI is encoded by the coding sequence ATGAGCGCACATATCTATCGCGGTTTGGAGGGAGTCGCGTTCGCGAAAACCGCGCTCTCGGAGGTCGACGGCGCCGCCGGGCGCGTCACGATTCGCGGATACGATCTGCGCGACCTGGCCGGCAAAGTCACATTCGATGACATTGTCGGGCTGCTGTTCCAGGGAGATCTTCCCACGCCTTCCGGACGAGACGCCCTCGCCGCATCGATCCGTGAGGCAGTCACGCTTCCCTTCGCCGCAAGCGCCGCTCTGTCGCGCGCCGTCGCCGCCGATCCCATGGACGCCCTGCGAGCCGCTGCGGCCGCCCTGCCTTCTCCCTCGGAAACGAACGCCGCCACCGCCATCTCCCTCATCGGCGGCGTCGCCGGCATGATCACCGATCATCACCGCCTGCGTCTTAGCGAGATCACCCCGCCCGAAGCTCCGGAGGAGCGCAGCACGGCCGCGTTCCTCCTGCATGGCGTTCTCGGGCGAACGCCGACGATCGCGCAGACACGCGCGCTGGACGCCTATCTCGTCACGATGAGCGAGCACGGCATGAACGCCTCCACGTTCGTCGCCCGCTGCGTCATCTCCACGGATTCCGATATGGTCAGCGCCCTGACCGCCGCCATCGCCTCCCTGAAAGGCCCGCGCCACGGCGGCGTCCCCGGCCCGCTCCTGCATGACCTGCTCGCCATCGGCGAGACATCCCGCATCGAACCCTGGGTCCGCGCGCAGGTCGCCCAGAAAAAGCGCATCCTCGGCTTCGGCCATCGCGTCTACAAAGTCCGCGACCCACGCGCCGAGGTCCTCGCCGAAGCCGCCGGAGAACTTGCGCAAACCGACAAAGAAAAAGCGCTCCTCCAATTCGTTCAAGATTTCGACGCCATTACCAGCGCCGTCCTCGCCGAAATCAAACCCACCCACAAACTGTTCGTCAACGTCGAACTCTACGCCGCCCTCATCCTGCACCTGCTGGGCATTCCCGCCGACCTCTTCACCCCCCTCTTCGCCGCCGGCCGCACAGCGGGCTGGTGCGCGCATATGATCGAGCAGCACGGAGACAATCGCCTGATCCATCCAGAGGTGAGTTACGTGGGCGCGCGAGGACGAGAGATTTGA
- a CDS encoding DUF1559 domain-containing protein: MKSKSGFTLIELLVVIAIIAVLAAILFPVFAKVREKARQTSCASNEKQLGLAFMQYSQDNDDMMPSGTQGAYQYGRGWASNIYPYIKSTAVYACPDDSQSGTHVSYGFNANFDMSGWNGSANQLYPLAVAQMQSPSKTVMLFETAYDPCDPSNPLDGDSASGSGTARPFWRGVYDTGLLGGIADPGSYYSGNQAGGIYGPTNYYNSKGGRHTDGSNFLFGDGHVKWTRGINIAGGMNNTTSGDCGGSGTAANSDCSSYVGTFSYN; encoded by the coding sequence ATGAAATCGAAATCTGGATTTACACTTATAGAGTTGCTCGTAGTTATCGCCATCATTGCGGTTCTCGCCGCGATTCTCTTCCCCGTGTTCGCAAAGGTGCGAGAAAAGGCGCGGCAGACGAGTTGCGCTTCCAACGAGAAGCAGCTGGGGCTGGCGTTCATGCAGTATTCGCAGGATAACGACGATATGATGCCTTCGGGAACGCAGGGCGCGTATCAGTATGGACGCGGCTGGGCGAGCAATATCTACCCGTACATCAAGTCCACCGCCGTTTATGCCTGTCCGGACGACAGCCAGAGCGGGACCCACGTTTCTTACGGGTTCAACGCGAACTTTGACATGTCCGGCTGGAACGGAAGCGCAAACCAGCTTTATCCCCTCGCCGTCGCCCAGATGCAGTCGCCATCGAAAACGGTCATGCTGTTTGAAACGGCTTACGATCCGTGCGATCCGAGCAATCCCTTGGACGGCGATTCGGCGTCCGGCAGCGGCACGGCGCGACCGTTCTGGCGCGGCGTCTACGATACGGGCCTGCTCGGCGGCATCGCCGATCCCGGCTCTTACTACAGCGGCAACCAGGCCGGCGGCATTTATGGCCCGACGAACTACTATAACAGCAAGGGCGGACGCCACACCGATGGCTCCAACTTCTTGTTCGGCGACGGGCACGTCAAATGGACTCGGGGAATAAATATCGCCGGGGGAATGAACAACACGACTTCCGGCGACTGCGGGGGAAGCGGCACGGCCGCCAATAGCGACTGCAGCTCGTATGTGGGGACATTCAGCTACAACTAA
- a CDS encoding RNA recognition motif domain-containing protein: protein MATKLYVGNLSYQTTDQELNDLFAEIGNVVSAQVVTDRYTGQSRGFGFVEMASEDEAQQAITAMNGKTVGNRALTVNESKPREGGGGGRGGSGGGYGGGGGGNRGGGGGYGGGGGSRGGGGGYGGGGGGRDSGGYTSGGGGNRW, encoded by the coding sequence ATGGCCACCAAACTTTACGTAGGCAATTTGAGCTACCAGACCACCGACCAGGAGCTGAACGATCTGTTCGCCGAGATCGGCAATGTCGTGAGCGCGCAGGTCGTTACCGACCGCTATACCGGCCAGTCCCGCGGCTTCGGTTTCGTCGAAATGGCGAGCGAAGATGAAGCGCAGCAGGCGATCACCGCGATGAACGGCAAGACCGTCGGCAATCGCGCCCTGACCGTCAATGAGTCCAAGCCCCGCGAAGGCGGCGGTGGTGGCCGTGGCGGTAGCGGCGGCGGTTATGGCGGCGGTGGCGGCGGCAACCGTGGCGGCGGCGGTGGTTACGGCGGCGGCGGCGGCAGCCGTGGCGGCGGTGGTGGTTACGGCGGTGGTGGAGGCGGTCGCGACAGCGGCGGCTACACCAGCGGCGGCGGCGGCAATCGCTGGTAA
- the trhA gene encoding PAQR family membrane homeostasis protein TrhA gives MAEDEPIKPAPVKPKRVNPLREPFSGLSHGAGALLSIAALVILVVLARGRPAHVVSYSIYGATLILLYTASALYHLLRVPPKYADRLMRFDHTAIYLLIAGTYTPVCLLMLRGWRGWAILGAEYGLAVLGICATLFWKSAPEWVRVALYIVMGWLITLALARLRASLPPGIVEWLLAGGLTYTLGAVVFALDRPHLWPGKFSAHDLWHLFVLGGSACHFVMMVRFVTS, from the coding sequence ATGGCTGAAGACGAACCTATAAAGCCCGCCCCGGTCAAGCCGAAACGAGTCAACCCTTTGCGTGAGCCGTTCAGCGGCCTCTCGCACGGGGCGGGCGCGCTGCTGTCGATCGCGGCGCTGGTGATCCTGGTCGTGCTCGCGCGCGGCCGGCCGGCGCATGTGGTGAGCTATTCGATCTACGGCGCGACGCTGATTCTGCTGTACACGGCGAGCGCGCTGTATCACCTGCTGCGCGTTCCGCCCAAATACGCCGACCGCTTGATGCGCTTCGATCACACCGCGATCTATCTCCTGATTGCGGGGACATACACGCCCGTTTGCCTTTTGATGCTGCGCGGATGGCGTGGATGGGCGATTCTGGGAGCCGAGTACGGCCTGGCGGTTCTGGGAATCTGCGCGACCCTGTTCTGGAAATCCGCGCCGGAATGGGTGCGCGTGGCGCTTTATATCGTGATGGGCTGGCTGATCACGCTGGCGCTGGCGCGGCTGCGGGCGTCGCTGCCGCCGGGGATCGTCGAGTGGCTGCTTGCGGGCGGTCTGACGTATACATTAGGGGCGGTCGTTTTCGCCCTGGACCGGCCGCATTTGTGGCCGGGGAAGTTCAGCGCGCACGACCTCTGGCACCTGTTCGTGCTCGGCGGAAGCGCTTGTCATTTCGTCATGATGGTGCGATTTGTAACGTCGTAA
- a CDS encoding alpha/beta hydrolase, with amino-acid sequence MAQSAGVGHSGGALASAITLIFLTSTLAFAQIPAALAVDAERAYTTALPLYKYDARQPLAAKFGTTTHFPGGRVVTLTYRSVNDVRVPALLYLPDKATKVAPAACLVLLHGLGGNKESLAPLGQLAAASGYVSLIIDEYGHGERAPKKADGTPAAPQFTMDMIGGGRQTVLDVRRGIDLLTLRPDVDPKRVGLMGFSLGALIGSVAAGVEPRIKATVLVSGGGDLAGILKALSERDAVVGGRSMAQWKGMDWNMTRILLQSEEPVNFAAHIAPRAVLMECGRLDDIVPPFAAQAFYDAATKPADNHVQIDWYDNAGHIPPLPAMVPKIQAWLKTNL; translated from the coding sequence GTGGCGCAAAGCGCCGGGGTAGGTCACTCAGGAGGGGCGCTTGCGTCTGCGATTACTCTCATTTTCCTCACCTCCACACTCGCCTTCGCGCAGATCCCCGCAGCCCTGGCCGTCGATGCGGAGCGCGCGTACACAACGGCGCTGCCGCTCTACAAATACGACGCCCGGCAGCCGCTGGCCGCCAAGTTCGGAACAACGACCCACTTTCCCGGCGGGCGCGTTGTGACGCTGACCTATCGGAGCGTCAACGATGTGCGGGTGCCGGCGCTGCTGTATCTTCCCGACAAGGCGACCAAGGTGGCGCCGGCAGCGTGTCTCGTGCTGCTGCATGGTCTGGGCGGCAACAAGGAGTCGCTGGCGCCGCTGGGACAGCTGGCGGCGGCGAGCGGTTATGTGTCGCTGATCATTGACGAATACGGACATGGCGAGCGTGCGCCGAAGAAGGCGGATGGGACGCCGGCGGCGCCGCAGTTTACGATGGATATGATCGGAGGCGGGCGGCAGACGGTGCTGGACGTGCGACGGGGGATCGACCTGCTGACGTTGCGCCCCGATGTCGATCCCAAGCGGGTGGGGCTGATGGGCTTTTCGCTCGGCGCGCTGATCGGCTCGGTCGCGGCGGGCGTGGAGCCGAGGATCAAGGCGACGGTGCTGGTGTCCGGCGGGGGCGATCTGGCGGGGATCCTGAAGGCGCTGTCGGAGCGGGACGCCGTGGTGGGCGGACGCTCCATGGCCCAGTGGAAGGGCATGGACTGGAACATGACTCGCATACTGCTGCAATCCGAGGAGCCGGTAAACTTCGCGGCGCATATCGCGCCGCGCGCCGTGCTGATGGAGTGCGGTCGTCTGGACGATATCGTCCCGCCGTTCGCCGCGCAGGCCTTTTATGACGCGGCGACCAAGCCGGCGGACAATCATGTCCAGATCGACTGGTACGACAACGCCGGACACATTCCGCCGCTGCCCGCGATGGTCCCAAAGATACAGGCATGGCTGAAGACGAACCTATAA
- a CDS encoding rhomboid family intramembrane serine protease yields MIPLRDNQPTERFPAVTIALIALNVVMFIAQWLLPLDASLTAVPYELTHHVDIVGRVALSSSGHLLAPGQHPAAILTYGPSPHPLWITIFTSMFMHAGLMHLGGNMLFLWVFGNNIEDALGRFRFVVFYLLCGLAAALLQIATDPNSVTPVLGASGAIAGVLAAYYLLYPRARVLTLVPISWFGFFVELRAGWVLAFWFALQVYEGLVGIGMERGGGVATFAHIGGFLTGLALIQLCGGRRLAQRQSKRAALIPIPPSERGYS; encoded by the coding sequence TTGATCCCGCTGCGCGACAACCAACCCACGGAGAGATTCCCGGCCGTCACGATCGCTCTGATCGCGCTCAATGTCGTGATGTTCATCGCGCAGTGGCTGCTTCCCCTGGACGCGTCCCTGACGGCTGTCCCCTATGAATTGACTCACCACGTCGATATCGTTGGGCGCGTCGCGCTGTCGAGTTCCGGACATCTGCTGGCGCCGGGGCAGCATCCCGCCGCCATTTTGACCTATGGCCCCAGCCCCCACCCGCTCTGGATCACCATCTTTACCTCCATGTTCATGCACGCGGGACTCATGCACCTGGGCGGCAATATGCTGTTTCTGTGGGTCTTCGGCAACAACATTGAAGATGCGCTGGGACGATTTCGATTTGTCGTATTTTATCTCCTCTGCGGGCTGGCGGCGGCGCTGCTCCAGATCGCGACGGATCCGAACTCGGTGACGCCGGTGCTGGGAGCGTCCGGCGCGATCGCCGGCGTGCTGGCGGCGTATTATCTGCTGTATCCACGCGCGCGCGTGCTCACGCTGGTCCCGATCAGTTGGTTCGGCTTCTTTGTCGAACTGCGCGCCGGCTGGGTCCTGGCCTTCTGGTTCGCCCTTCAAGTCTACGAGGGGCTTGTCGGGATCGGAATGGAGCGCGGCGGCGGAGTCGCCACCTTCGCGCACATCGGCGGGTTCCTCACCGGGCTGGCTCTGATCCAGCTCTGCGGCGGCCGCCGCCTCGCCCAGCGTCAAAGCAAGCGCGCGGCGCTGATCCCCATTCCCCCCAGCGAACGGGGCTATTCGTGA
- a CDS encoding DUF5693 family protein, with the protein MSKNTILILLILLGVIAAGVTFSHRLKAESRNRRIELVVDWADAQQLANTTSLPIDDVLTQLHHAGDVTDGPHKRLAGVTTIAVSEDTLESLRGNGVLSYSRVGNNTILTFTPGFADQQQRVEDAFQNKMRLKVAKLPNGSLQVEAPWAQFNGLPIGLDDTVVQTVRRNHLLVAPRLLNYTGVTAQSIAWELAKVKQQCRGGAGPLIFSGSAVLGNRPLLQATADAIHQNGFTYGSVEFAKTLGDADLSRMAAPDMVRVHSIGNDEMGTMDEPTAQERFVRAAKERNIRVCYVRLFINGLVGEPDVIQANTKFLAKIVDGIYTAHQTVGGPAHPYADDPTPPKWARLLMGLGVAAGLLLLLRAFTGIDGAAFAIAAAVAVLLCLGLAWPELSMKGREILALIAACIFPALGFCVMPVRALTKANSKSTRWILAEALGEYIRITISTLAGVLIVVGLLSGRIFLLKIDQFLGVKAVLVAPVLLVALYYGLGLFQFDRHAPWSARRDHILAQLRALAAQPLLLGQVVLGIVTLVALALFVARSGNDPGVGVSASELKMRALLDKYLLVRPRTKEFLLGHPALLFGLAAAASGRFKKAIVPLLIVGAIGQSSLQDTFCHLHTPLLLSSLRALIGWALGALVGAILYAVALAIARRQDGAQTVRSAS; encoded by the coding sequence TTGTCAAAAAATACGATCCTGATCCTGCTGATTCTTCTGGGCGTCATCGCCGCCGGCGTCACATTCTCGCATCGCTTGAAGGCGGAATCGCGCAACCGGCGCATTGAGCTTGTCGTGGACTGGGCCGACGCGCAGCAGCTCGCCAACACCACGAGCCTGCCGATCGACGATGTGCTCACACAGCTGCACCACGCCGGCGACGTCACCGATGGTCCGCACAAGCGCCTGGCGGGCGTCACCACGATCGCCGTCAGCGAGGACACGCTGGAATCGCTGCGCGGCAACGGCGTGCTCAGCTACAGCCGTGTCGGCAACAATACGATCCTGACGTTCACGCCCGGATTCGCCGATCAGCAGCAGCGCGTCGAAGACGCCTTCCAGAACAAGATGCGCCTGAAAGTCGCCAAGCTGCCGAATGGGTCGCTGCAAGTCGAGGCGCCGTGGGCGCAGTTCAACGGCCTGCCGATCGGATTGGACGACACCGTCGTGCAGACCGTGCGGCGCAACCATCTGCTCGTGGCGCCCCGCCTGCTCAACTATACGGGCGTCACGGCCCAAAGCATTGCATGGGAGCTCGCGAAGGTCAAACAGCAGTGCCGGGGCGGCGCCGGACCGCTGATCTTCTCGGGATCCGCCGTGCTCGGCAACCGGCCGCTGCTTCAAGCGACCGCCGACGCGATCCATCAGAACGGCTTTACCTACGGCAGCGTCGAGTTCGCGAAGACGCTCGGCGACGCGGATCTGTCCCGGATGGCGGCGCCCGATATGGTGCGCGTCCACAGCATCGGCAACGATGAGATGGGAACGATGGACGAGCCGACCGCGCAGGAGCGCTTCGTGCGCGCCGCTAAGGAGCGCAATATCCGGGTCTGCTATGTGCGCCTCTTTATCAACGGATTGGTGGGCGAGCCGGACGTGATCCAGGCGAACACGAAGTTCCTCGCGAAGATCGTGGACGGGATTTACACGGCGCATCAGACCGTCGGCGGTCCCGCGCATCCGTACGCCGACGATCCCACGCCGCCGAAATGGGCGCGCCTGCTGATGGGACTGGGCGTGGCGGCGGGCCTGCTGCTGCTGCTGCGCGCCTTTACGGGGATCGACGGCGCGGCGTTCGCGATCGCGGCCGCGGTCGCGGTCCTGCTCTGCCTTGGCCTCGCCTGGCCCGAACTGTCCATGAAGGGGCGGGAGATCCTGGCGCTGATCGCCGCCTGCATCTTCCCGGCGCTGGGCTTCTGCGTCATGCCTGTGCGCGCTCTGACGAAAGCCAACAGCAAGTCGACGCGCTGGATTCTCGCGGAGGCGCTGGGCGAATATATCCGCATCACGATCTCGACGCTGGCGGGAGTGCTGATCGTCGTCGGCCTCCTCTCCGGGCGCATCTTCTTGCTGAAGATCGATCAGTTCCTCGGAGTCAAAGCCGTCTTAGTGGCGCCCGTTCTTCTCGTCGCCCTTTACTATGGCCTGGGGCTGTTCCAGTTTGACCGCCACGCGCCATGGAGCGCGCGGCGCGACCATATTCTCGCGCAGCTGCGCGCCCTCGCCGCGCAGCCGCTGCTGCTGGGGCAGGTCGTGCTGGGAATCGTCACGCTGGTGGCGCTGGCGCTGTTCGTCGCCCGCAGCGGCAACGATCCGGGCGTCGGCGTCTCCGCGAGCGAGCTGAAGATGCGCGCCCTGCTGGATAAGTATCTGCTGGTCCGTCCCCGCACCAAGGAGTTCCTGCTCGGCCACCCCGCCCTGCTGTTCGGTCTCGCGGCGGCCGCTTCCGGGAGGTTCAAAAAGGCGATCGTCCCTCTGCTAATCGTCGGCGCCATCGGCCAGTCGTCCCTGCAAGACACGTTCTGCCACCTGCATACGCCGCTGCTGCTTTCCAGCCTGCGCGCGCTGATCGGATGGGCGCTCGGCGCTTTAGTGGGCGCGATCCTGTACGCCGTCGCGCTCGCCATCGCGCGCCGCCAGGACGGCGCGCAGACGGTCCGGAGCGCGTCTTGA
- the csaB gene encoding polysaccharide pyruvyl transferase CsaB produces the protein MSARGPRVALSGYYGFANAGDEAVLAGLIQSLRAGGGADLTIDALSIAPEETAATHSVTASHRYQVKALIESLRRADLLLSGGGSLLQDVTSAHGVFYYLGVVRLAQILGKKTMFIAQGIGPLIRPRTRRMVASVANRLDAVTVRDPESLALLREIGVSRPPMEVTADPALLLTSRAPSTGTREGQIAVSLRPWAQSAESLPEMVAKASAIGAPNARAIAVAMQPQSDFAPMEQFARQWRQTSDQQTVSLPASADAPLPLPDLLSAIGSSQMVVGMRLHALILAAAAGVPSAALAYDPKVGAFMRSTGQEDAVLDVHAADQAALDQTIARVWAERAERAGRLHEALPPLRASAMRNAEIALDLIRRR, from the coding sequence TTGAGCGCCCGGGGGCCGCGCGTCGCCCTTTCCGGCTATTACGGCTTCGCGAACGCCGGCGACGAAGCCGTCCTCGCCGGCCTGATCCAGTCCCTGCGCGCCGGCGGCGGCGCCGATCTGACGATCGACGCGCTCAGCATCGCGCCGGAGGAAACGGCGGCGACCCACAGCGTCACGGCCAGCCATCGCTATCAAGTCAAAGCGCTGATAGAATCGCTCCGGCGCGCGGATCTGCTGCTGAGCGGCGGCGGCAGCCTGCTGCAAGACGTCACCAGCGCGCACGGGGTCTTTTACTATCTCGGCGTCGTGCGTCTTGCCCAGATCCTGGGCAAAAAGACGATGTTCATCGCGCAGGGAATCGGCCCGCTGATCCGTCCGCGCACGCGCCGCATGGTCGCCTCGGTCGCCAACCGTCTGGACGCCGTCACGGTCCGCGACCCAGAGTCCCTCGCCCTGCTCCGCGAAATCGGCGTGAGCCGGCCGCCCATGGAAGTCACCGCCGATCCCGCCCTGCTGCTCACCTCCCGCGCTCCCAGTACTGGGACACGAGAAGGCCAGATCGCCGTGTCTCTGCGTCCCTGGGCGCAGAGCGCGGAATCGCTGCCGGAGATGGTCGCGAAGGCGTCCGCGATTGGCGCGCCGAATGCGCGCGCGATCGCCGTCGCGATGCAGCCGCAATCGGATTTCGCGCCCATGGAACAGTTCGCGCGGCAATGGCGTCAGACAAGCGACCAACAGACCGTTTCCCTTCCCGCATCGGCCGACGCGCCGCTGCCGCTGCCGGATCTGCTGTCCGCGATCGGCTCCAGTCAGATGGTCGTCGGCATGCGGCTGCACGCGCTCATTCTCGCCGCGGCGGCGGGCGTTCCCTCAGCGGCGCTCGCGTACGACCCCAAAGTCGGGGCGTTCATGCGCTCCACGGGGCAGGAGGACGCCGTTCTGGACGTTCACGCCGCCGATCAGGCGGCGCTCGACCAAACGATCGCCAGGGTCTGGGCCGAACGCGCCGAGCGCGCCGGACGGCTTCATGAAGCGCTGCCCCCGCTGCGCGCTTCGGCGATGCGGAATGCGGAAATAGCTTTGGATCTCATTCGACGAAGGTAG
- a CDS encoding carboxypeptidase-like regulatory domain-containing protein, whose product MSSVQPARLIALGFFAAFLAGCGGGGGLDNGNPGGGGGDPNTAVLVGKVVGSDGGPIPGAIVTIDDGNQTTTLSQGGFQLTNLAPGVHRLYAQTNVAGANYTGSTQVLTNSSTTTSNAIIQLSPSGQQATIVGSVSDSSGRPLRDARVFLGVPVSSPTSNGDVQSLVAFADNNGNYRIPNVPTTNPSYTLTASLLGYQNGTSNLSGLSSGQTRTMNFGLARSFNQSTLTPTNLSAQSFTQPSTALSANARSGAQAHAASQGSVYNQIRRTLSPAYAQAVSGLHPALQIKALRTQSHVAGFGSYAVSVDLFFDESSRTSLSGFRVYRGDGNAALTAYDFLQDPVANTFTDLDPSYFADQQYRFAVSAVNTDSSETGLSNTATVVPLGQMLLSQPGQNQTLNNPLTVSWQSVNGATAYAVFAYNEYPTDGSVPIAKNTTLAASARSYTFPGNFTTGDYWIVAAASADSGAEISVSQITNVHVR is encoded by the coding sequence ATGTCTTCAGTGCAACCAGCCAGGCTGATCGCTCTCGGCTTCTTCGCGGCGTTTCTGGCCGGCTGCGGCGGAGGCGGCGGCCTGGATAACGGCAACCCCGGCGGCGGTGGCGGCGATCCCAATACGGCGGTTTTGGTCGGCAAAGTCGTCGGCTCCGACGGCGGCCCGATCCCCGGCGCGATCGTCACGATCGACGACGGCAACCAGACGACCACGCTGTCGCAGGGCGGCTTCCAGCTCACGAATCTGGCGCCCGGCGTCCATCGCCTCTACGCGCAGACCAATGTCGCCGGCGCCAACTATACCGGCAGCACGCAGGTGCTGACCAACTCCAGCACGACGACATCCAACGCGATCATCCAGCTTTCGCCGTCCGGCCAGCAGGCGACAATCGTCGGCTCCGTCAGCGACAGCAGCGGCCGGCCGCTGCGCGACGCGCGCGTCTTCCTCGGCGTTCCGGTCTCCTCCCCGACTTCGAACGGCGATGTGCAGTCGCTGGTCGCCTTCGCGGATAACAACGGCAACTATCGGATCCCCAACGTCCCCACGACCAATCCCTCCTACACGCTCACCGCGTCCCTGCTGGGATATCAGAATGGGACGTCGAATCTGAGCGGTCTGAGCAGCGGGCAGACGCGCACGATGAACTTTGGGCTGGCGCGGTCATTCAACCAGAGCACGCTGACGCCGACGAACCTCTCGGCGCAGTCCTTCACGCAGCCGTCCACGGCGCTGAGCGCGAACGCCCGAAGCGGCGCGCAGGCGCACGCGGCGTCCCAGGGAAGTGTGTACAACCAGATCCGGCGCACGCTGAGCCCGGCGTACGCCCAGGCTGTCAGCGGACTGCATCCGGCGCTTCAGATCAAAGCGCTGCGCACGCAGAGCCATGTGGCCGGCTTCGGCAGCTACGCGGTCTCGGTGGACCTCTTCTTCGATGAGTCCTCGCGCACCAGCCTGTCCGGCTTCCGGGTTTACCGAGGCGACGGCAACGCCGCGCTGACGGCTTACGATTTCCTCCAGGACCCGGTCGCGAATACCTTCACCGATCTGGACCCGTCGTACTTCGCCGACCAGCAGTATCGCTTCGCCGTCAGCGCCGTCAACACGGACAGCTCGGAAACCGGCCTGTCGAACACCGCGACGGTCGTGCCGCTGGGCCAAATGCTGCTCAGCCAGCCGGGCCAGAACCAGACGCTCAATAATCCATTGACCGTGAGCTGGCAATCTGTAAACGGCGCGACGGCGTACGCCGTGTTCGCTTACAACGAATATCCCACCGACGGCTCGGTCCCGATCGCGAAGAACACAACCTTGGCGGCCTCGGCCCGTTCGTACACGTTCCCTGGAAACTTCACCACGGGAGACTACTGGATCGTGGCGGCGGCCTCGGCGGATAGCGGAGCGGAGATTAGCGTAAGTCAAATTACGAACGTTCATGTGCGATGA
- a CDS encoding helix-turn-helix domain-containing protein codes for MAAMSVPSNAVLAQQSPVVGDDQQNVKLTKREIEVLTHVIQGKSSREVADTLFVSKRTVDFHLANVYDKLHVSNRVQAFRRATRLGLIPYEAQFAD; via the coding sequence ATGGCAGCTATGTCTGTCCCCTCGAACGCCGTTTTAGCTCAGCAATCCCCGGTAGTCGGTGACGATCAACAGAACGTCAAGTTGACAAAGCGTGAGATTGAAGTTCTAACGCACGTGATCCAGGGGAAATCGAGTCGGGAAGTGGCGGATACGCTCTTTGTCAGCAAGCGCACGGTGGATTTCCATCTGGCGAATGTCTATGACAAGCTGCATGTCAGCAATCGGGTGCAGGCGTTCCGCCGCGCCACCCGTCTCGGATTGATCCCGTACGAGGCCCAGTTCGCCGACTGA